A region from the Planctomycetia bacterium genome encodes:
- a CDS encoding DNA alkylation repair protein: MTAVEIVEQLRPLGSDAYKKIMMRHGMQEPYFGVKIEELKKYQKKIKKDYQLALDLFDTGIGDAMYLAGLIADEQKMTKKDLQRWVTHSKNPMIGEYTVPWVAAEGNHGWELALQWIDSKKEDIATSGWATLSGLAAVKPDEELDLKEFKKLVQRVERTINKQPDRVRYVMNGFIIAVGSYIKELSDFAKETARKIGEVYVDMGDTSCKVPFAPEYIEKAIKRGTLNKKRKTIRC, encoded by the coding sequence ATGACTGCTGTAGAAATTGTCGAGCAACTCCGGCCACTGGGAAGTGATGCCTACAAGAAGATCATGATGCGGCATGGCATGCAGGAGCCCTACTTCGGAGTGAAAATCGAAGAACTGAAAAAGTATCAGAAGAAGATCAAGAAAGATTACCAGCTTGCCCTGGATCTGTTCGACACAGGCATTGGTGATGCCATGTACCTGGCAGGCCTCATTGCTGATGAACAGAAGATGACGAAGAAAGATCTGCAACGTTGGGTGACACATTCCAAGAACCCCATGATTGGTGAATACACCGTCCCCTGGGTTGCTGCAGAAGGCAATCACGGCTGGGAACTGGCGCTCCAGTGGATCGACTCCAAGAAAGAAGATATCGCCACCTCAGGTTGGGCAACTCTCAGCGGCCTGGCAGCTGTGAAACCTGATGAAGAACTCGATCTGAAGGAATTCAAAAAACTCGTGCAGCGGGTTGAACGCACCATTAATAAACAACCTGATCGCGTTCGCTACGTCATGAACGGATTCATCATCGCAGTAGGCAGCTACATCAAGGAATTGTCGGACTTCGCCAAGGAGACTGCCAGAAAAATCGGTGAAGTCTATGTCGATATGGGCGACACTTCCTGCAAAGTTCCCTTTGCCCCAGAGTACATTGAGAAAGCCATCAAGCGTGGTACGCTGAATAAGAAACGCAAAACGATCAGGTGTTGA